The nucleotide window TGTGCTTAAAGTTGATTTGTCTGGTGCTGCACAGCAGCTCGATAGGGTTCGCCCCGCCGGACTTCATCTGCCAGAAAGCGCTCTCGTTATGAGGGCGCTTTTTTTGTTGAATATTTCCACAAGCGGGCTTTCATCCGGGAAGACCTTGATTCCATCAATTTTATTCATATGAGTATTGTTCGAAAAATACATTTTGGGCAAAAGACGCCTGAAATGGGGATAGTCGAAATCTTCCTCCCGAAACGCCCTGTACACATTGTAGGAGCAGAGATCAGCAAGCTGCACCCCCTCCGAAAGCTCACTCCGCACAAAAAACGGTGTCTCAATGATACTTTTGAACGGCAGTCCGCATGACGTTCCACACTCCAGGAAATAGGCGTGCTTCATTGTCAAAGCGATGTTGTCCTGCTTGCTGACATCGTCCGCCACAAGTAGAGCTTTATGCTTAGGATGGAATTCACGCATGAAGAGTTCAATGCGCTCACACAATAGCTCCCATGCCTTCCTGTGCAACTGGTTCCTGTCCATATGATCGCGTAGGTGGCGCTTATCTACGACAACGGAGAAAAGGCGGACAGGAAGTCTGTCTATTGTGCTGTAATACGTCTCGACCAGCTCTGTCAGTTCTTCCGGGGAGAGATGGGCCAGAAACGCATGCTCCGCCCTTCTCTTTGGGATTCTGACCCATGCCGATTTGATTTCGCATTCGCTCAGCTCCAGTCGGTTTCCCGTGCGTTGAGCTATTCTGTCGATGAGTTCGCGCTTCTTGCCGATGATCGGATTGTAGAAGTGCCGCCATTTATGTTCGAACAACCCAAAAGCGGTCAGCGAGTACAACCACTCCTTGTCAAATGTGGCTCCATCTTTTTTGACGCCAGTGACTTTCGGGTCCAAAGTCCCCGACTCGTCTACATAAAACAAGTACATGGCACTATACTCCTTTCACCCGCATTTTGCCGGTCAGCAGTTGCTGCATCAGCCCTTTTTTCTGCTCTTTGAGAGCGGATAGTTGCTTTTGATGGGCTTCAATTTCAGCAACGGACTTGTTCAGAACATCGGCGATAGCTTTTTGCTCTGCATACAATGGGCATGGGACGAGAATCTTGAAGAAGTCTTTCTTGTTCAGGTTTAGCAGACCATCCGATCGGGCTCCGCTTGTGATATACTTTTTCAACTCTCTGGAGTGGTAATTGGCTATGAAAAAATGCTCATAGAAGTCGGCGCAGATGTTGTTGTGCTTTTTGCGAAAACTTATGAACACATTGGGGACCGATATTTCATCTGACTCACGCACCAAGTAGGCGCATCCGCACTGATATCTTTTGGAGTTTCCCTTGTTGTAAGCAAACTCACCCTTACGAAGATGAGTGTACTTGCTATATTGCCTGCCAGCGATGTCCTTGCCCCATTTCTCTCGCTGCGAAACAAAACCAATCCCCGCTGAGATACTGTAGGGCGGAATATCCTTCTCGCCGACCACATCCTTCACTTCTTCGAATAAAGCCCCCAATGGCTTTTCCTGCCACTCCTGCCCAGCGAACTCCCCAAACCGCACCCGGCCCGTCAACAGCTGCTGCATGAGCCCTTTCTTGCGCCGCTCCTTGGCCGCGATGAGGGCCTCGGTCTTCTCGATGGCGCGGTCCCAGGTGGAGAGGATGTCGGCGATGGCTTTTTGTTCGCTGAGGGGTGGTGTATATACAGGAAGGCTCAATAGTTCTGATTTTGTAATATTGCACATACTACTACTGCTGCCAGTAGCAAAACTTGTAAGCTTGAACCTTACGTATTCACATGCCAAGT belongs to Oceanidesulfovibrio indonesiensis and includes:
- a CDS encoding DUF3800 domain-containing protein encodes the protein MYLFYVDESGTLDPKVTGVKKDGATFDKEWLYSLTAFGLFEHKWRHFYNPIIGKKRELIDRIAQRTGNRLELSECEIKSAWVRIPKRRAEHAFLAHLSPEELTELVETYYSTIDRLPVRLFSVVVDKRHLRDHMDRNQLHRKAWELLCERIELFMREFHPKHKALLVADDVSKQDNIALTMKHAYFLECGTSCGLPFKSIIETPFFVRSELSEGVQLADLCSYNVYRAFREEDFDYPHFRRLLPKMYFSNNTHMNKIDGIKVFPDESPLVEIFNKKSALITRALSGR
- a CDS encoding restriction endonuclease subunit S, with product MISPEDGCVQVTAHNIPASWSCLRLSHFIANLDSGVSVNGNGRPAAEGEQGVLKVSSVTLGYFNPRENKLIKDEDIKRSKTSPKTGAIIISRSNTPSLVGASAFIDKDYPNLFLPDKLWQTVYCKNVSFSKKWLAYYLACEYVRFKLTSFATGSSSSMCNITKSELLSLPVYTPPLSEQKAIADILSTWDRAIEKTEALIAAKERRKKGLMQQLLTGRVRFGEFAGQEWQEKPLGALFEEVKDVVGEKDIPPYSISAGIGFVSQREKWGKDIAGRQYSKYTHLRKGEFAYNKGNSKRYQCGCAYLVRESDEISVPNVFISFRKKHNNICADFYEHFFIANYHSRELKKYITSGARSDGLLNLNKKDFFKILVPCPLYAEQKAIADVLNKSVAEIEAHQKQLSALKEQKKGLMQQLLTGKMRVKGV